Proteins found in one Anopheles aquasalis chromosome 3, idAnoAquaMG_Q_19, whole genome shotgun sequence genomic segment:
- the LOC126574924 gene encoding cytosolic non-specific dipeptidase, which yields MAEAQLPTVLQTLFSHIDANRTKYIEALREAVAIKSVSAWPDSRPEIFRMVDWVADRLKALGATVELADVGKQKLSDGRELDLPKVILGVLGTDPAKKTVCLYGHLDVQPAILEDGWATEPFVLTEKDGKLFGRGSSDDKGPVLGWLHAIEGFQAIGEPLPVNLKFVFEGMEESGSEGLDELLYARQKDFLSDIDYVCISDNYWLGTDKPCITYGLRGICYFEVEVSCAAKDLHSGVFGGTVYEAMNDLVYLLGTLADREGRIQIPNIYKEVAPLLDNEQAIYDAIHFDVGSYRQELGARKLMHKEDKTKILMHRWRQPSLSIHGIEGAFYEPGQKTVIPKKVIGKFSIRIVPNQTPELTERYVSEYLTAKWAERGSPNNFAVRMAHGGKPWTEDPNHPHYQAARTATKHVYHVDPDMTREGGSIPVTLTLQQTTGKNVLLLPMGASDDGAHSQNEKIDVRNYIEGTKLLGAYLYEVSKIADN from the exons ATGGCAGAGGCACAGCTTCCTACCGTGCTGCAAACGTTGTTCAG CCACATCGATGCCAATCGCACCAAGTACATCGAGGCGCTGCGGGAAGCGGTCGCCATCAAGTCGGTCTCGGCATGGCCGGATTCGCGGCCCGAGATCTTCCGTATGGTCGATTGGGTGGCCGATCGTTTGAAGGCGTTGGGCGCAACGGTCGAGCTGGCTGACGTGGGCAAGCAGAAGCTCTCCGATGGCCGGGAGCTGGATCTACCGAAGGTTATCCTCGGCGTGCTGGGCACG GATCCCGCGAAGAAAACGGTCTGCCTGTACGGTCATCTGGATGTGCAGCCGGCGATTCTGGAGGATGGCTGGGCAACGGAACCGTTCGTGCTGACGGAGAAGGATGGCAAACTGTTCGGCCGTGGATCGAGCGATGATAAGGGCCCGGTGTTGGGTTGGTTGCACGCCATCGAAGGTTTCCAGGCGATCGGTGAACCACTGCCGGTTAACCTGAAGTTTGTGTTCGAGGGCATGGAAGAATCGGGCAGCGAAGGACTGGACGAGTTGCTGTACGCTCGCCAGAAGGACTTCTTGTCCGATATCGATTACGTCTGCATCTCCGATAACTATTGGCTCGGTACGGATAAACCCTGCATTACGTACGGTCTGCGAGGTATCTGCTATTTCGAGGTGGAGGTGAGCTGCGCGGCAAAGGATCTGCACAGTGGTGTGTTCGGTGGTACCGTGTATGAGGCGATGAACGATCTAGTCTACCTGCTGGGCACGCTGGCCGATCGCGAGGGTCGTATACAGATACCGAACATCTACAAAGAGGTAGCACCGTTGCTTGACAACGAGCAGGCCATCTACGATGCGATCCATTTCGATGTCGGTAGTTACCGGCAGGAGCTCGGCGCCCGTAAGCTGATGCACAAGGAGGACAAGACGAAGATCTTGATGCACCGTTGGAGACAGCCAAGCCTCTCTATCCACGGTATCGAGGGAGCGTTCTATGAGCCGGGACAGAAAACGGTCATCCCGAAGAAGGTGATTGGCAAGTTTTCGATTCGCATTGTGCCAAACCAAACGCCCGAACTGACCGAGCGTTACGTGTCCGAGTATTTGACGGCCAAGTGGGCCGAACGGGGCTCGCCAAACAACTTTGCGGTACGAATGGCTCACGGTGGAAAGCCCTGGACGGAGGATCCGAATCATCCGCACTATCAAGCCGCCCGTACGGCCACCAAGCACGTGTACCACGTGGATCCGGATATGACGCGTGAAGGTGGTTCTATTCCGGTCACGCTAACGCTGCAGCAAACGACGGGAAAGaatgtgctgttgctgccgatggGAGCTTCGGATGATGGGGCACACTCGCAGAACGAGAAGATCGATGTTCGCAACTACATCGAGGGG ACAAAGCTGCTCGGTGCCTACCTGTACGAGGTTTCCAAAATTGCGGACAACTGA
- the LOC126578109 gene encoding dnaJ homolog subfamily C member 5 homolog isoform X2 — protein MDKRKLSTSGDTLYQTLGLQKTATADEIKKTYRKLALKYHPDKNPNNPDAAEKFKEVNRANSILSDLTKRNIYDNYGSLGLYIAEQFGEENVNAYFVVTSPTCKALFMICGIITGCYCCCCCCCCCNFCFGKYKPVPPENAGDYHHLHEDLADLDDNGGGSSGGPVTAQPQAGQAQGAGMPVYAMPPPSANPTNPFTGSTATESTGLNTGNQPVYTPGMK, from the exons ATggataaaagaaaattatc AACATCCGGCGATACGCTGTATCAAACCCTGGGACTGCAGAAAACGGCTACAGCGGATGAAATCAAGAAAACGTACCGAAAGCTTGCGCTGAAGTATCACCCAGACAAGAACCCAAACAACCCAGACGCAGCGGAAAAG ttCAAAGAGGTTAACCGGGCTAATTCCATCTTGAGTGATCTAACGAAGAGGAACATCTACGACAACTATGGTTCGCTTGGGTTGTACATCGCGGAGCAGTTCGGAGAGGAGAATGTCAACGCCTACTTCGTCGTTACTTCACCGACATGCAAG GCGTTGTTTATGATTTGCGGTATTATAACGGGatgttattgctgctgctgttgctgctgctgctgtaacttCTGTTTCGGAAAGTACaaaccggtgccaccggagAACGCCGGCGATTACCATCATTTGCAC GAGGATTTGGCCGATCTGGACgataatggtggtggcagcagcggtggacCGGTTACAGCGCAACCCCAGGCCGGCCAGGCACAGGGGGCCGGCATGCCCGTGTACGCGATGCCTCCGCCATCGGCGAACCCAACGAATCCGTTCACCGGATCGACCGCTACCGAAAGCACAGGTCTCAACACGGGCAATCAGCCAGTGTATACGCCTG GTATGAAATGA
- the LOC126578104 gene encoding angiotensin-converting enzyme-like, which yields MNAELQSLNHEASQYAWDLSIQEPEESREGLTVDGLVQLAQRKARWLEQICGEGSHYRQYGWPYDRAYYLLCRGSRNTHQELREMARLFSFVQRIYTETEICLPAHHSCSAMLLWSDTFVRYPEHDMARLDLSSVAPLPEELLRKETSEREMRPRELVCFHGEPDLDRIMLGEGSVGSQVCHGVISEETILRWAWESWRMAVGPPMRQPYGRLIELMNAGCLRGANQRDVGECWREELEIPDVRQLLDRLWQDVKPLYQKLHAVVRHFVRRRHPESASLIDTDGLIPAHLLGGMWSHSWTSYAHSILPHPVDIDQRFHRANWTAIDLVRRAEDLYASLGLERMSETFWNSSIIGNESVVKCHGTAANMYAPSDFRMIVCPPRDGGTLQDYYVTVHEMGHIVYYMEAAKQPTIFQDGTNAAFQEAFGDAMFLAAVTPQHLVRLSLLDSKHMAPENDEYDGLGGRSDHSTLNSFDYAFLLRVALTKVPTIPFEYLMDVYRWDLFDGSVDYGQDANSYFWYLLEGEQGIRAPSDALRDTLFDAGAGFHLSDNTPFVRYFLASFLSYQIYEGLCKGSLYGTVRANPINEIPMPLHRCDLYGSKKAGKLLRKALAPGASVHWTTVLEQLTGEVDISAASMLKYYAPLIDFLDRFIDEHQLVVGWTD from the exons ATGAACGCGGAATTACAATCGCTCAACCATGAAGCATCGCAGTACGCCTGGGATTTGAG CATACAGGAACCGGAGGAATCCCGCGAGGGATTGACGGTTGATGGGTTAGTGCAATTGGCCCAGCGAAAGGCCCGATGGTTGGAGCAGATTTGCGGTGAAGGTAGCCACTATCGGCAGTATGGATGGCCGTACGACCGGGCCTACTACCTTCTGTGTCGTGGCAGCAGAAACACGCACCAAGAGTTGAG GGAAATGGCACGATTGTTCTCGTTCGTCCAGCGCATTTACACGGAAACCGAAATCTGTTTGCCAGCCCATCATAGCTGTTCCGCCATGTTGCTATGGAGCGATACGTTCGTACGCTACCCGGAGCATGACATGGCTCGCTTGGATCTATCATCCGTTGCACCACTCCCGGAGGAGTTACTTCGAAAGGAAACATCCGAAAGAGAAATGCGACCACGGGAGCTCGTCTGTTTCCATGGTGAACCCGACCTAGACAGGATTATGTTGGGAGAGGGTAGCGTTGGCAGTCAAGTGTGTCACGGTGTCATCTCCGAGGAGACCATACTACGGTGGGCCTGGGAATCCTGGCGTATGGCCGTTGGACCACCGATGCGTCAACCGTATGGCCGGTTGATTGAACTCATGAACGCAGGCTGCCTGCGGGGAGCTAACCAGCGCGATGTAGGCGAGTGTTGGCGTGAGGAGCTAGAGATTCCGGACGTGCGCCAGCTGTTAGACCGATTGTGGCAAGACGTGAAGCCGCTCTATCAGAAGCTGCACGCCGTTGTGCGACACTTTGTGCGTCGTAGGCATCCCGAATCGGCATCCCTCATCGATACCGATGGATTGATTCCAGCGCATCTGCTCGGTGGCATGTGGAGTCACAGCTGGACCAGTTATGCACACTCAATCCTACCCCATCCGGTGGATATAGATCAACGGTTCCACCGTGCCAACTGGACCGCGATTGATCTCGTGCGTCGCGCCGAAGACCTGTACGCTTCGCTTGGGTTGGAGCGGATGAGTGAAACCTTCTGGAACAGTAGTATCATCGGGAACGAATCGGTCGTCAAGTGCCACGGAACGGCTGCTAACATGTACGCCCCATCGGATTTCCGGATGATTGTGTGTCCTCCGAGGGACGGTGGTACACTGCAGGATTACTACGTCACGGTGCACGAAATGGGCCACATCGTTTACTACATGGAAGCCGCCAAGCAACCGACCATCTTTCAAGACGGCACTAACGCCGCCTTCCAGGAAGCCTTCGGTGATGCCATGTTTCTTGCCGCGGTAACACCACAGCATCTCGTGCGTCTTTCGCTGCTGGATTCAAAGCATATGGCACCGGAGAACGACGAGTACGACGGCCTGGGCGGAAGGAGCGATCACTCGACACTCAACTCTTTCGATTACGCTTTTCTACTTCGCGTCGCACTAACCAAGGTGCCCACCATACCTTTCGAGTATTTGATGGATGTGTACCGTTGGGATCTGTTCGATGGTTCCGTTGATTATGGCCAGGACGCCAACAGCTACTTCTGGTATTTGCTCGAGGGAGAGCAAGGCATCCGGGCTCCGTCGGACGCCCTACGTGACACATTGTTCGATGCCGGTGCTGGTTTCCATCTTTCGGACAATACTCCCTTCGTGCGGTACTTCTTGGCCAGCTTTTTGAGCTACCAAATCTACGAGGGACTGTGCAAGGGCTCCCTGTACGGTACGGTTAGGGCAAATCCCATCAACGAAATCCCGATGCCACTGCATCGGTGCGATCTGTATGGTTCGAAGAAGGCCGGCAAGCTGCTAAGGAAAGCACTGGCTCCCGGTGCATCGGTTCATTGGACGACCGTACTGGAACAGCTGACCGGAGAGGTGGACATTTCGGCAGCCAGTATGCTCAAGTACTATGCACCGTTGATCGACTTTCTGGACCGGTTCATCGACGAGCACcagttggtggtgggctggaCTGATTGA
- the LOC126578114 gene encoding cytochrome c oxidase subunit 7C, mitochondrial-like: MFARAANITRSGMTNLVRYSHSHGGIPGENLPFSLTNRYKLTAMFIVFFGSGLGAPFFILRHQLLKK, translated from the exons ATGTTTGCCCGTGCCGCCAATATCACCCGTTCCGGAATGACCAATCTGGTCCGATACTCGCACTCTCACGGCGGAATCCCCGGCGAG AACCTGCCGTTCAGCCTGACCAACCGGTACAAGCTGACGGCGATGTTCATCGTCTTCTTCGGATCCGGACTGGGAGCTCCCTTCTTCATCCTCAGACACCAGCTGTTGAAGAAGTAA
- the LOC126574925 gene encoding OCIA domain-containing protein 1, with protein sequence MQRNDQVQPYDEQQKNAMNYQFSQEEMRVLRECNRESFFQRSLPLGTVMGFGAWYAVQNNYLKASARFGPAPKVLIGVTLGYFIGKISYQTKCAEKLMKLPNSRLADLLRQRRQGGTGMTDKFLPDQGFGASSMLTPFASTPSPERHADESFTNNGSLNLDYDAPQYAGLDESGRPTLDSMSILDEDLQLPPAPKASKTYEELRRQNREEYAKRHQQTYRPATVLEDSPPIRRDPAADRRTTPDEPPASPPGVKNKYGDSWSQ encoded by the exons ATGCAGCGCAACGATCAAGTGCAGCCGtacgatgagcagcagaaaAATGCGATG AACTACCAGTTTTCGCAGGAGGAGATGCGCGTTCTGCGAGAATGCAATCGGGAGTCGTTCTTTCAACGTTCACTCCCGCTCGGAACGGTGATGGGCTTCGGAGCATGGTATGCCGTACAAAACAACTACCTGAAG gCGAGCGCTCGGTTCGGACCGGCACCAAAGGTTTTGATTGGTGTAACGCTGGGCTACTTCATCGGGAAGATTAGCTACCAGACCAAGTGCGCCGAGAAGCTCATGAAGCTTCCCAACTCACGATTGGCCGATTTGCTGAGGCAGCGTCGTCAGGGAGGCACAGGAATGACTGACAAATT CCTACCTGATCAAGGATTCGGTGCAAGCAGCATGCTGACACCGTTTGCCTCCACGCCATCACCCGAACGCCACGCCGACGAGTCGTTCACAAACAACGGCTCGCTCAACCTGGACTACGATGCGCCACAGTACGCCGGTCTTGACGAGAGCGGACGTCCTACACTCGATT CGATGAGCATCCTCGATGAAGATCTCCAGCTACCGCCCGCCCCGAAAGCTTCGAAAACGTACGAAGAGTTACGGCGACAGAATCGCGAGGAGTACGCGAAGCGCCACCAGCAAACGTACCGCCCGGCCACCGTCCTCGAGGATAGTCCTCCGATTCGGCGAGACCCGGCGGCGGATCGTAGAACGACCCCCGATGAACCACCGGCAAGCCCACCTGGCGTCAAGAACAAGTACGGTGACTCTTGGTCACAATAG
- the LOC126577667 gene encoding bromodomain-containing protein 1, whose protein sequence is MGIDFEVNDYIKTLKKDAGPFKCPKCEKKYKSVIGLQYHLNNYDHDHPSPVVPASVSTPIKQKGRKLKVGVTPKNQHASSPPKEGITYLESEQLVRLDCGGKTVKIPVQEELTVVSLEEYESKCKLAPEFEAVAVAPPEEPEVQLPEGKFKEIEDYTICDAPPRPNAYIRFIEKSSEELDGEVEYDVDEEDTTWLSIINERRAAQSVGPVPVDSLELLMDRLEKESFFQAAANGQNGAVVDDDAVCCICMDGECQNTNVILFCDMCNLAVHQDCYGVPYIPEGQWLCRRCLQSPSRPVDCVLCPNTGGAFKQTDNNHWAHVVCALWIPEVRFANTVFLEPIDSIEMIPPARWRLTCYICKQKGIGACIQCNKTYCYVAFHVTCAQQAGLCMRMDTVKGNDSNPVVVQKTAYCDLHTPLNALQTTPGTSPDGATKQLNDAREKTREKMKKARKLLAQKRSSAPVILIPTIPQHRIEEISSLVNIPKKQQFIQRLIAYWTLKRQFRNGVPLLRRLQSQGQAQGTMPGCRDRSDGSPDARELYQQLKYWQCLRQDLERARLLCELVRKREKIKLILIKTSEQCVMAQLNPIESVLHRILDQLEAKDDKEIFREPVDIEEVPDYTDIVKHPMDLGTMRQKLKRGAYVRIEDLEQDFALMIRNCLAYNNKDTMFYRAGVRMRDAGAIVFRTVRKELERSGLFQKVQPIPELTATSGSSAGASTSAGYSKGRGESSEDNIAMDIESELTKITGQSATADHIGKLQTLLVKANGIRHALTRSKRIKQIRNEIARVKRALVKEPEHPMINERISTEPLLTGAGPSQSPALATSASTSFAGSSVSPKKLAQSHPFYPADPSIASGLGAGSETLAASSGTKHHHHHQHITPETSPLKVMNNSPSPSGVNRRTAVLFTRKAQAALKKPENAARDRDGIVGQGSASTSTLPAMSTTELLQKTAKKINRGKRIGKSGKGIESFLEATSSAQIERKSLEAIPDSFRVYRGQQDREISDSESNLSLTGSTCSSCSGFSGSGTESEFGSSFDDDQSYCDSEMSSHSEHEEHDEQQQQQQPAKPALEPLKLVWAKCRGYPWYPALIIDPAIPKGFVHNGVPLPAPPADVLALRSNYDEPVFLVLFFDVKRTWQWLPDGKLELLGVDKELDQSKLIESRKATERKAVNKAYQEALHYHSQVSSADGPAGKL, encoded by the exons ATGGGCATCGATTTCGAGGTGAACGACTACATCAAGACGCTGAAGAAGGATGCAGGGCCATTCAAGTGCCCAAAGTGCGAGAAGAAGTACAAATCGGTGATTGGGCTGCAGTACCATCTGAACAACTACGATCATGACCACCCATCGCCAGTGGTGCCCGCTTCCGTGTCCACACCGATCAAGCAGAAGGGCCGCAAGCTGAAGGTGGGTGTGACGCCCAAGAACCAGCATGCCTCCAGCCCACCGAAGGAAGGCATCACGTACCTCGAGTCGGAGCAGCTGGTGCGGCTCGATTGCGGTGGCAAAACGGTCAAAATCCCGGTGCAGGAGGAACTGACGGTGGTTTCGCTGGAGGAGTACGAGAGCAAGTGCAAATTGGCACCGGAGTTTGAGGCGGTCGCTGTGGCTCCACcggaggaaccggaagtgcaGCTGCCGGAGGGTAAATTTAAGGAGATCGAGGATTACACCATTTGCGATGCACCGCCCCGGCCAAATGCGTACATTCGGTTTATCGAAAAGTCGAGTGAAGAGCTGGACGGTGAGGTGGAGTATGATGTGGACGAGGAAGACACGACCTGGTTGAGTATCATCAACGAGCGTCGGGCGGCACAGAGCGTcggtccggtgccggtggattcCCTTGAGCTGCTGATGGACCGGTTAGAGAAGGAATCGTTCTTTCAGGCGGCCGCCAACGGACAGAATGGGGCagtggtcgatgatgatgccgtgtGCTGCATCTGCATGGACGGAGAGTGCCAAAACACGAACGTGATTCTGTTCTGCGACATGTGCAACCTGGCTGTGCATCAGGATTGCTACGGTGTACCGTACATCCCCGAGGGACAGTGGCTCTGTCGGCGTTGTTTGCAGAGTCCGAGCCGTCCGGTGGACTGTGTGCTGTGTCCGAACACAGGAGGTGCGTTCAAACAGACGGACAACAACCACTGGGCACatgttgtgtgtgcgctctGGATTCCGGAGGTACGATTCGCTAATACCGTGTTTCTGgagccgatcgattcgattgaaatGATTCCGCCGGCTCGGTGGCGGCTCACGTGCTACATCTGCAAGCAGAAGGGCATCGGTGCGTGCATCCAGTGCAACAAGACGTACTGCTACGTTGCGTTTCACGTGACCTGCGCTCAGCAGGCGGGGCTTTGCATGCGCATGGATACGGTGAAAGGAAACGATAGCAACCCGGTGGTCGTGCAGAAAACGGCCTATTGTGATCTGCATACACCATTGAATGCGCTGCAAACAACACCCGGCACCTCGCCGGATGGTGCGACCAAGCAGCTCAACGATGCCCGTGAGAAAACGCgcgaaaagatgaagaaagcCCGCAAACTGTTGGCCCAGAAGCGTTCCAGTGCGCCCGTCATCCTGATTCCCACCATCCCGCAGCACCGCATCGAGGAGATCTCCTCGCTGGTGAACATCccaaagaagcagcagtttATCCAGCGTCTCATCGCCTACTGGACGCTCAAGCGGCAGTTTCGCAATGGGGTGCCGCTACTGCGGCGGCTGCAATCGCAGGGCCAAGCGCAGGGTACGATGCCGGGTTGCCGTGACCGTAGCGATGGATCACCGGATGCGCGTGAACTGTATCAGCAGCTAAAGTACTGGCAATGCTTGCGGCAGGACCTGGAGCGAGCCCGTCTGCTGTGTGAGCTGGTGCGGAAGCGAGAAAAAATCAAGCTCATTCTCATCAAAACGTCCGAGCAGTGCGTGATGGCACAGCTCAATCCGATCGAGAGCGTACTGCACCGCATACTCGATCAGCTCGAGGCGAAGGATGATAAAGAGATCTTCCGTGAGCCGGTCGACATCGAGGAGGTGCCCGATTACACGGATATCGTGAAGCATCCGATGGATTTGGGCACGATGCGTCAGAAGCTGAAGCGTGGTGCGTATGTGCGTATCGAAGATCTGGAACAGGATTTTGCCCTCATGATACGCAACTGCCTGGCATACAACAACAAGGATACGATGTTCTATCGAGCCGGAGTGCGAATGCGGGATGCTGGTGCGATCGTGTTCCGTACGGTGCGTAAGGAGCTCGAACGTTCGGGATTATTCCAAAAGGTACAACCGATACCGGAACTAACGGCGACTTCCGGTAGCTCCGCTGGTGCCTCAACATCCGCTGGTTATAGTAAAGGGCGCGGGGAGTCCAGCGAAGATAATATTGCCATGGACATCGAGAGTGAGCTAACGAAGATCACGGGACAATCGGCTACTGCTGACCATATCGGCAAGCTACAGACGCTCCTAGTGAAGGCGAACGGCATCCGGCATGCACTGACTCGCTCGAAACGCATCAAGCAGATACGGAACGAGATTGCGCGTGTGAAGCGTGCGCTCGTGAAGGAACCGGAACATCCGATG ATAAATGAAAGAATATCTACGGAACCGCTGCTGACCGGAGCTGGACCGAGCCAATCGCCCGCCTTAGCAACAAGTGCATCGACTTCCTTCGCCGGAAGCTCGGTTTCACCGAAGAAATTAGCTCAATCGCATCCCTTTTATCCAGCGGACCCTTCGATTGCCAGTGGTCTTGGCGCCGGCAGCGAGACGCTAGCGGCTAGCAGTGGAacgaaacatcatcatcatcaccagcacatcACACCGGAGACGAGCCCATTGAAGGTGATGAATAACAGCCCCTCCCCATCAGGCGTTAATCGAAG AACGGCCGTCCTGTTCACACGCAAAGCACAGGCTGCCTTGAAGAAACCGGAAAACGCTGCTCGAGATCGTGATGGAATAGTAGGCCAGGGTTCAGCATCCACTTCAACGCTGCCTGCAATGTCTACAACGGAATTGTTGCAGAAGACAGCGAAGAAGATCAATCGTGGCAAACGCATTGGAAAGAGTGGGAAGGGCATCGAATCGTTCCTCGAGGCCACCTCGTCGGCACAGATCGAACGGAAATCGCTCGAAGCCATCCCGGATAGCTTCCGCGTGTATCGTGGGCAGCAGGATCGCGAGATCAGTGATTCGGAAAGTAATCTCAGCCTTACCGGCAGTACctgcagcagttgcagcgGATTCAGTGGTAGTGGCACAGAATCGGAGTTTGG ATCGAGCTTCGATGACGATCAATCGTACTGTGACTCGGAGATGTCATCTCATAGTGAGCACGAGGAacacgacgagcagcagcaacagcagcaaccggccaAACCGGCGCTGGAACCCTTGAAACTGGTGTGGGCCAAATGTCGCGGTTATCCGTGGTATCCGGCGCTCATCATCGATCCGGCCATCCCGAAAGGTTTCGTCCACAATGGGGTTCCCCTACCGGCACCGCCAGCCGATGTATTAGCCTTGCGGAGCAACTACGATGAACCCGTGTTTCTCGTGCTGTTCTTCGACGTAAAGCGTACCTGGCAGTGGCTCCCGGATGGTAAACTGGAGCTGCTCGGCGTCGACAAGGAGCTCGACCAGAGCAAACTGATCGAATCGCGGAAAGCGACCGAACGGAAGGCAGTAAACAAGGCTTATCAGGAAGCGCTTCACTATCACAGCCAGGTGTCGAGTGCCGATGGACCGGCGGGAAAGTTATGA
- the LOC126578109 gene encoding dnaJ homolog subfamily C member 5 homolog isoform X1: MDKRKLSTSGDTLYQTLGLQKTATADEIKKTYRKLALKYHPDKNPNNPDAAEKFKEVNRANSILSDLTKRNIYDNYGSLGLYIAEQFGEENVNAYFVVTSPTCKALFMICGIITGCYCCCCCCCCCNFCFGKYKPVPPENAGDYHHLHRGDGGASSSNAGDATAVTEQPSRREDLADLDDNGGGSSGGPVTAQPQAGQAQGAGMPVYAMPPPSANPTNPFTGSTATESTGLNTGNQPVYTPGMK; this comes from the exons ATggataaaagaaaattatc AACATCCGGCGATACGCTGTATCAAACCCTGGGACTGCAGAAAACGGCTACAGCGGATGAAATCAAGAAAACGTACCGAAAGCTTGCGCTGAAGTATCACCCAGACAAGAACCCAAACAACCCAGACGCAGCGGAAAAG ttCAAAGAGGTTAACCGGGCTAATTCCATCTTGAGTGATCTAACGAAGAGGAACATCTACGACAACTATGGTTCGCTTGGGTTGTACATCGCGGAGCAGTTCGGAGAGGAGAATGTCAACGCCTACTTCGTCGTTACTTCACCGACATGCAAG GCGTTGTTTATGATTTGCGGTATTATAACGGGatgttattgctgctgctgttgctgctgctgctgtaacttCTGTTTCGGAAAGTACaaaccggtgccaccggagAACGCCGGCGATTACCATCATTTGCAC AGAGGAGATGGTGGTGCCAGTAGTAGCAACGCAGGGGATGCCACGGCCGTCACTGAACAGCCATCGCGAAGA GAGGATTTGGCCGATCTGGACgataatggtggtggcagcagcggtggacCGGTTACAGCGCAACCCCAGGCCGGCCAGGCACAGGGGGCCGGCATGCCCGTGTACGCGATGCCTCCGCCATCGGCGAACCCAACGAATCCGTTCACCGGATCGACCGCTACCGAAAGCACAGGTCTCAACACGGGCAATCAGCCAGTGTATACGCCTG GTATGAAATGA